One Halostella limicola genomic window carries:
- a CDS encoding DUF5787 family protein produces the protein MLPGGDAEFVFELQVCGWAERRWPPGDGAGDAADDGTARIVARQLGTKRRRWDTIVIQTDADALERRARFGERRLDSDLLHVVRNAPAEWAWYRDALPDPGYPWRYVREAIHRADDRGILDTRRDGNRIEIRRKWPYPDWVDRIVAVENKPDLDASAARALRPQLERDVALSLADEVWVATRETGERVEPALLEDVPVEAGILTVDPAADAASVAWHPRSLPVDEPGTRILDRPSGSEYDRSPATFEYVLPEEKRAKRLAIAERAYERGWRSYADTMRPDCRHFRLQDENGQFLPRCGAKGRCQTAAECSGACPDFEPEPPAWRAKGWPIEGGPGKRLKTLLADRRRRRRPGLSE, from the coding sequence GTGCTACCCGGCGGCGACGCGGAGTTCGTCTTCGAACTGCAGGTCTGCGGCTGGGCCGAGCGACGCTGGCCGCCCGGCGACGGGGCCGGCGATGCGGCGGACGACGGCACCGCCCGGATCGTCGCCCGACAGCTCGGCACGAAGCGGCGGCGCTGGGACACCATCGTGATCCAGACCGACGCGGACGCCCTGGAGCGGCGCGCCCGCTTCGGCGAGCGACGGCTCGACTCGGACCTCCTCCACGTCGTCCGCAACGCGCCGGCCGAGTGGGCGTGGTACCGCGACGCCCTGCCGGACCCCGGGTATCCGTGGCGCTACGTCCGCGAGGCGATCCACCGCGCCGACGACCGGGGGATCCTCGACACCCGCCGCGACGGGAACCGGATCGAGATCCGCCGGAAGTGGCCCTACCCGGACTGGGTCGACCGGATCGTCGCGGTCGAGAACAAGCCCGACCTCGACGCGAGCGCGGCCCGGGCGCTGCGCCCGCAACTGGAGCGCGACGTGGCGCTGTCGCTCGCCGACGAGGTGTGGGTCGCCACCCGCGAGACGGGGGAACGCGTCGAACCCGCGCTGCTCGAAGACGTCCCCGTCGAGGCCGGCATCCTGACGGTCGACCCCGCCGCCGACGCGGCGTCGGTCGCCTGGCACCCGCGGTCGCTGCCGGTCGACGAGCCGGGAACGCGCATCCTCGACCGCCCGTCCGGGAGCGAGTACGACCGCTCCCCCGCGACGTTCGAGTACGTCTTGCCCGAGGAGAAGCGAGCGAAGCGCCTGGCGATCGCCGAGCGCGCCTACGAGCGCGGCTGGCGGTCCTACGCCGACACGATGCGCCCCGACTGTCGGCACTTCCGGTTACAGGACGAGAACGGCCAGTTTCTCCCGCGGTGCGGGGCGAAAGGGCGCTGTCAGACCGCGGCGGAGTGTTCCGGGGCCTGTCCCGACTTCGAACCCGAACCGCCGGCGTGGCGCGCGAAGGGGTGGCCCATCGAGGGCGGGCCGGGCAAGCGACTCAAAACGCTGCTCGCTGACCGTCGGCGGCGTCGGCGGCCCGGTCTCTCGGAGTAG
- a CDS encoding bis(5'-nucleosyl)-tetraphosphatase, with amino-acid sequence MTVEATSAGAILYRDTRGRREYLLLKSRPGDWEFPKGGVEGDEELQQTAIREVQEEAGIEEFRLLDGFRKDYDYVFEANGKTIHKTVHLFIAKSFEASAELSHEHRDLQWRDYEQAINTVTQDGPREILEDAHEFLDEKLEEEGEEAEE; translated from the coding sequence ATGACGGTCGAAGCGACGAGCGCCGGCGCGATCCTCTACCGGGATACGCGCGGCCGGCGCGAGTACCTTCTCCTGAAGAGCCGCCCCGGGGACTGGGAGTTCCCCAAAGGCGGCGTGGAGGGAGACGAGGAGCTACAGCAGACGGCGATCAGAGAGGTACAGGAAGAAGCGGGTATCGAGGAGTTCCGACTGCTCGACGGGTTCCGCAAGGACTACGACTACGTCTTCGAGGCGAACGGGAAGACCATCCACAAGACGGTCCACCTGTTCATCGCGAAGTCGTTCGAGGCGAGCGCGGAGCTCTCCCACGAGCACCGCGACCTGCAGTGGCGCGACTACGAGCAGGCGATCAACACGGTCACTCAGGACGGTCCCCGCGAGATCCTCGAGGACGCTCACGAGTTCCTCGACGAGAAACTCGAGGAAGAGGGCGAGGAAGCCGAGGAGTAA
- a CDS encoding uS10/mL48 family ribosomal protein, with product MTFVTKLRLQSGDRAALDRVVEDIRSTAERKGAELKGPHSEPPAELRVPQHKRVEGGGRFDDWDYVVYARKLEIHGHDELARRVTHREFPPSVHVEAELEQVNPLGNGRD from the coding sequence ATGACGTTCGTCACGAAACTCCGCCTCCAGAGCGGGGACCGCGCCGCGCTGGACCGAGTCGTCGAGGACATCAGGTCGACCGCGGAGCGAAAGGGCGCGGAACTGAAAGGCCCGCACTCCGAACCGCCCGCGGAACTGCGCGTCCCCCAGCACAAGCGCGTCGAAGGCGGCGGTCGCTTCGACGACTGGGACTACGTCGTCTACGCTCGGAAGCTAGAGATCCACGGCCACGACGAACTGGCCCGGCGCGTCACGCACCGGGAGTTCCCGCCCTCGGTCCACGTCGAGGCCGAACTCGAACAGGTGAACCCGCTCGGCAACGGGCGCGACTAG
- a CDS encoding DUF7513 family protein, whose protein sequence is MIEKYLKGWSFRSATPSFEPGQEITVVLTGVRGDDVVARVGDSFLAIDGTSPEDVDKRAKVKVTEFDDNDHDGRAELLELVGETTF, encoded by the coding sequence ATGATCGAGAAGTACCTGAAAGGCTGGTCGTTCCGCAGCGCGACGCCGTCGTTCGAGCCGGGACAGGAGATAACCGTCGTCCTCACCGGCGTGCGCGGCGACGACGTCGTCGCCCGCGTCGGCGACTCGTTCCTGGCGATAGACGGCACGAGCCCCGAAGACGTCGACAAGAGAGCGAAGGTGAAGGTGACGGAGTTCGACGACAACGACCACGACGGCCGGGCGGAGCTGCTGGAACTCGTCGGCGAGACGACGTTCTAG
- a CDS encoding Na+/H+ antiporter NhaC family protein produces MAVGPPDDDGGDDIEQELREGDAAREERGIEFYGGRGMSAFPIGFFIAWAIVQSGLLRIGDTSGLVAGMLIGLIIGMLFVKGSWKTYANTVFEGMTQRVAATAIVAWLWAGMFANTIQAGGFVSGLVWAADAAQVGATLFPAITFLLAGLLATGIGTGYGTTVAFTGLFFPAGVLLGANPVLLFGAILSGAVFGDNLAPVSDTTIVSAVTQDSDIGGVVASRFKYAIIAAVIAFAAYVVAGGAMEGIQVAGDARDILVDQSNPNGLVHLISMGVVIATAVAGRHIIEAISWGIIVAVIFNLTLGLSSAGDILLFEAPSDAPLADVLSGLPIVEIVDSGEAAVSGSIYSGAQGFFPLIVLTLLIVAGAQIMIRGGGFEAIQDFLLNNVATSVRSAEVTMVGGTAMVNGMITINTAAEIAIAPYISRIGEKFNINGYRRANILDANTSALGYIFPWSGGVLVGYAQITQLPGEYDWFTQAMVVNPADVFLYVFHGWLLVAVFLVAAVTGFGREYVHDRESEEVARL; encoded by the coding sequence ATGGCAGTAGGACCACCTGATGATGACGGCGGCGACGACATCGAACAGGAGCTACGGGAAGGAGATGCCGCCCGCGAGGAGAGGGGCATCGAGTTCTACGGCGGCAGGGGGATGAGCGCGTTCCCCATCGGCTTCTTCATCGCGTGGGCCATCGTCCAGAGCGGCCTCCTGCGCATCGGGGACACGTCGGGACTGGTCGCGGGGATGCTGATCGGCCTCATCATCGGCATGCTGTTCGTCAAAGGGTCCTGGAAGACCTACGCGAACACCGTCTTCGAGGGGATGACCCAACGGGTCGCCGCGACGGCCATCGTCGCCTGGCTCTGGGCGGGGATGTTCGCCAACACCATCCAGGCCGGCGGGTTCGTCAGCGGCCTCGTGTGGGCGGCCGACGCCGCGCAGGTCGGCGCGACGCTGTTCCCGGCTATCACCTTCCTCCTCGCGGGACTGCTCGCGACCGGCATCGGCACCGGGTACGGCACGACGGTCGCGTTCACGGGGCTGTTCTTCCCGGCCGGCGTCCTGCTGGGCGCGAACCCCGTCCTGCTGTTCGGCGCGATCCTCTCCGGCGCGGTGTTCGGTGACAACCTCGCGCCGGTGAGCGACACCACTATCGTCTCCGCCGTCACGCAGGACTCGGACATCGGCGGCGTCGTCGCCTCGCGGTTCAAGTACGCCATCATCGCCGCGGTGATCGCGTTCGCGGCCTACGTCGTCGCGGGCGGCGCGATGGAGGGCATTCAGGTCGCGGGCGACGCGCGGGACATCCTCGTCGACCAGAGCAACCCCAACGGGCTGGTTCACCTGATCTCGATGGGCGTCGTCATCGCGACGGCCGTGGCCGGCCGACACATCATCGAGGCCATCTCGTGGGGCATCATCGTCGCGGTGATCTTCAACCTCACGCTCGGGCTCTCCTCGGCGGGCGACATCCTGCTGTTCGAGGCCCCGAGCGACGCACCGCTCGCTGACGTGCTCTCGGGCCTGCCGATCGTCGAGATCGTCGACAGCGGCGAGGCGGCGGTCTCCGGTAGCATCTACTCCGGGGCGCAGGGCTTCTTCCCGCTGATCGTCCTCACCCTGCTCATCGTCGCCGGCGCGCAGATCATGATCCGGGGCGGCGGGTTCGAGGCGATCCAGGACTTCCTGCTGAACAACGTCGCCACGTCGGTCCGCAGCGCGGAGGTGACGATGGTCGGCGGCACGGCGATGGTCAACGGCATGATCACGATCAACACCGCCGCGGAGATCGCCATCGCGCCCTACATCTCCCGCATCGGCGAGAAGTTCAACATCAACGGCTACCGCCGCGCGAACATCCTCGACGCGAACACCTCGGCGCTGGGGTACATCTTCCCGTGGTCCGGCGGCGTCCTCGTCGGCTACGCGCAGATAACCCAACTCCCCGGCGAGTACGACTGGTTCACGCAGGCGATGGTCGTCAACCCGGCCGACGTGTTCCTCTACGTCTTCCACGGCTGGCTGCTCGTCGCCGTGTTCCTGGTCGCCGCTGTGACCGGGTTCGGTAGGGAATACGTTCACGACCGCGAGAGCGAGGAGGTGGCTCGCCTATGA
- a CDS encoding amidohydrolase: protein MSQQVSDDRLVDLRRDLHRRPERAWREFYTTARIVEEVERIGVDALHVGPDAIATEERMGVPGDAELDAAFERAREAGADEEVLEQLKGGYTGLVAELHRGEGPTVALRVDIDGLPITESTDEEHLPAAEGFRSEHEGSMHACGHDAHAAFGVGVLERIADSDFEGTFKVFFQPAEELVGGGKAMAESGHLDDVDYLFAVHVGLDHPTGEVVAGVDGFLAVQHVHAEFSGESAHAGGKPNEGSNANQALAAAVQNLYAIPRHEDGATRVNAGQIEGGTASNIIPQHAEMEVEVRGETTALKQYMADHADRVIRSAAEMHDCEVGLSTVGEAPSAESDADLVDFVRDAAKEHPDVDRATRRDDLGGSEDATYLMRRVQEQGGLATYVAVGTDHPGGHHTATFDVDEASLDLGVDVLADAVLDAADARP, encoded by the coding sequence ATGTCACAGCAGGTTTCCGACGACCGACTCGTGGACCTCAGACGCGACCTCCACCGCCGCCCGGAGCGGGCCTGGCGGGAGTTCTACACGACGGCGCGTATCGTCGAAGAGGTAGAGCGGATCGGCGTCGACGCGCTCCACGTCGGCCCCGACGCGATCGCGACCGAGGAGCGGATGGGCGTCCCCGGCGACGCGGAACTCGACGCCGCGTTCGAGCGCGCCCGGGAGGCGGGCGCTGACGAGGAAGTACTGGAACAACTGAAGGGCGGCTACACCGGCCTCGTCGCGGAACTCCACCGCGGCGAGGGGCCGACGGTGGCCCTGCGGGTCGACATCGACGGCCTGCCCATCACGGAGTCGACCGACGAGGAGCACCTCCCCGCGGCCGAGGGGTTCCGGTCGGAGCACGAGGGGTCGATGCACGCCTGCGGCCACGACGCCCACGCGGCGTTCGGCGTCGGCGTGCTCGAACGGATCGCCGACAGCGACTTCGAGGGGACGTTCAAGGTGTTCTTCCAGCCCGCGGAGGAACTGGTCGGCGGCGGGAAGGCGATGGCCGAGAGCGGCCACCTCGACGACGTGGACTACCTGTTCGCCGTCCACGTCGGCCTCGACCACCCGACCGGCGAGGTCGTCGCGGGCGTCGACGGCTTCCTCGCCGTCCAGCACGTCCACGCCGAGTTCTCCGGCGAGTCTGCCCACGCCGGCGGCAAGCCGAACGAGGGGAGCAACGCAAACCAGGCGCTCGCCGCCGCCGTGCAGAACCTCTACGCGATCCCGCGCCACGAGGACGGCGCGACGCGGGTCAACGCCGGCCAGATCGAGGGCGGTACGGCGTCGAACATCATCCCGCAGCACGCCGAGATGGAGGTCGAGGTGCGCGGCGAGACGACGGCGCTGAAGCAGTACATGGCCGACCACGCCGACCGCGTGATCCGGAGCGCGGCCGAGATGCACGACTGCGAGGTCGGCCTCTCGACCGTCGGCGAAGCGCCGAGCGCGGAGAGCGACGCGGACCTCGTCGATTTCGTTCGGGACGCCGCGAAGGAACACCCCGACGTCGACCGCGCGACCCGGCGCGACGACCTCGGCGGGAGCGAGGACGCCACGTACCTGATGCGGCGCGTGCAGGAGCAGGGCGGCCTCGCGACGTACGTCGCTGTCGGCACCGACCACCCCGGCGGCCACCACACCGCCACGTTCGACGTCGACGAGGCGAGCCTCGACCTCGGCGTCGACGTGCTCGCCGACGCCGTCCTCGACGCCGCGGACGCTCGGCCCTGA
- a CDS encoding class I SAM-dependent methyltransferase — protein MPPDESPTVEDAYDKLSNTYETQEDDPYCADFEFPATTELVPDVEGKRVLDAGCGLGRYAEWLIEKGADVLAVDQNAEMLEQARRRIGDETEVRRADITDPLEFAGDGEFDGVVCSLSLHYVEDWRQPFTEFARILRPGGFLVFSAQHPVDEYVAFEAENYFEVEKERMTWSASGEEVDVPFYRRPFSEVVDPLLENGFRLDELVEPKPKETFKDKKPESYQKRLKYPTFLCIRALHSE, from the coding sequence ATGCCGCCTGACGAGAGTCCCACCGTAGAGGACGCGTACGACAAACTGTCGAACACGTACGAGACGCAAGAAGATGACCCGTATTGCGCGGATTTTGAGTTTCCCGCGACGACGGAACTCGTTCCAGACGTAGAGGGCAAACGAGTCCTCGACGCGGGTTGTGGACTCGGTCGGTACGCGGAGTGGTTGATCGAGAAGGGAGCGGACGTTCTCGCTGTTGATCAGAACGCCGAGATGCTCGAACAGGCGAGACGACGGATCGGCGATGAGACAGAGGTTCGCCGGGCCGATATTACAGATCCGCTCGAATTCGCCGGCGACGGTGAGTTCGACGGCGTCGTTTGCAGCCTTTCGCTCCACTACGTCGAGGACTGGCGACAGCCCTTCACTGAGTTCGCTCGCATCCTCCGCCCCGGTGGATTCCTCGTGTTTTCGGCGCAGCATCCGGTCGATGAGTACGTCGCGTTCGAGGCCGAGAACTACTTCGAAGTCGAAAAGGAACGGATGACGTGGTCGGCCTCCGGTGAGGAAGTCGATGTCCCGTTCTATCGCCGGCCGTTTTCCGAGGTCGTCGACCCACTTCTCGAAAACGGATTCCGACTGGACGAACTGGTCGAACCGAAACCGAAGGAGACGTTCAAAGACAAAAAGCCGGAATCCTACCAGAAGCGGTTGAAATACCCCACGTTCCTGTGTATTAGAGCGTTACACTCTGAATAG